In Oncorhynchus nerka isolate Pitt River linkage group LG21, Oner_Uvic_2.0, whole genome shotgun sequence, the following are encoded in one genomic region:
- the LOC115110882 gene encoding caspase recruitment domain-containing protein 10-like isoform X1: MSGITVLVKDYDTGQEEGRPVSPFSEECCEELWDRVEGVRHKLTRILNPAKLTPYLRQCKVIDEQDEDEVLNSTQYPLRISKAGRLIDILHGRGQRGLQAFMESLEFYHPEQYTQLTGQQPTQRCSIILDEEGPEGLTQFLLLEVRKLREQLRGSQVCERRLSQRCRVAEEERSRAERKTLDLRHDRLQMERLRQDWEAGSRELGRLKDRHLEQAVKYSRALEDQAKASARERELLEQMEQLKTRLMAEKETDSSPVSIAPVRRNRSVAHRTNDAPAVPEKREKPLQHIDIQKSGHIETQALLDILKQDRREAAEQRHELCGNIARLQGELESSEDFRDKLESQCEQLQLKVRTLQLDWETEQKRSISYFNQIMELEKERDQALRSRDSLQLEYTDCLLDKNRLRKRIAELQANLEQQQRELEKEKDRSREQSSPCMHCSHLSLCSEDQCYGPCCSLDLSPLPNGTHQLLCKSPSTDQTHDHSEGSRSNSEENLLTATVDSERDVNRLSIFPFPPCMNSINRRVNIEFDLDSWGSDENENLTGVQSEVSLSNSCSSLHSHFFPPDLINLPPVPPHKPNYSSLGFVPLSPVPSPPTTPKRGRGSLADDITIIGGNRTGIFVSSVRAGSPAEQCGLKEGSELLELEKVLFGGGSVLMGQCTGEVAHFSLQWWTEPSSLKHQTNTEAYSKLCAQLPSPTFHGADSFYVRVNLDLDPHSDLPCLGVRCDDIIHVTDTRYNGKYQWRCTLVNPGTAKPLQAGVMPNYNRAQQLLLVRLRTIALEQKDFKKKVSKKGSERVRLVKAVSPSCRGIGSTPQVLYTLSNRHEEHLIPYSMVQPIQVKTKRPVIFSPSLLSRGLIERLLQPAKSGLDFNTCQPEPIQATERNDKSVFLLDASTPEQALGISLQSIQDVISQDKHCLLELGLSSVEGLLRQGIYPIVINIRPKNKKHKKLKKLLTGRGEDGVMQEVCQADEQQLETLPLLYHTLESSTWSCTEDLLLAIRNVIHSQQKALLWVELERLQ, encoded by the exons GACGTTTGATTGACATCCTGCATGGGCGGGGCCAGCGTGGCCTCCAGGCCTTCATGGAGTCTTTGGAGTTCTACCACCCCGAGCAATACACTCAGCTCACTGGACAACAGCCCACCCAGCGCTGCTCCATCATCTTGG ATGAGGAGGGTCCAGAGGGCCTGACTCAGTTCCTGCTGCTTGAGGTGCGTAAGCTGAGGGAGCAGCTGCGGGGGAGCCAAGTGTGTGAGCGCCGCCTGTCCCAGCGTTGCCGTGTGGCCGAGGAGGAGCGCAGCAGGGCTGAACGCAAGACACTGGACCTACGACATGACCGGCTGCAGATGGAGAG GCTGCGTCaggactgggaggcaggcagcaGGGAGCTGGGCCGGCTGAAGGACAGACACCTGGAACAGGCTGTGAAATACTCTCGTGCCCTGGAGGATCAGGCCAAGGCCTCCGCACGTGAGAGAGAGCTACTGGAAcag ATGGAGCAGCTGAAGACCAGACTGATGGCAGAGAAAGAGACTGACAGTAGTCCTGTCTCTATTGCTCCAGTCAGAAGGAACAGGAGTGTCGCCCATCGGACGAACGACGCCCCCGCTGTTCCCGAGAAGAGGGAGAAGCCACTGCAGCACATTGACATTCAGAAGTCAGGTCACATTGAAACACAG GCTCTGTTGGACATCCTGAAGCAGGACCGCAGGGAGGCAGCAGAGCAGAGACACGAGCTGTGTGGCAACATCGCCAGATTACAGGGAGAGCTGGAGAGCTCTGAGGATTTCAGGGACAAG cTGGAGTCTCAGTGTGAGCAGCTGCAACTGAAGGTGAGGACTCTGCAGCTGGACTGGGAGACGGAACAGAAAAGGAGCATTTCCTACTTCAACCAGATTATGgagctggagaaggagagggaccag GCTCTGCGCAGTCGAGACAGCCTGCAGTTGGAGTATACTGACTGCCTATTGGACAAGAACCGCCTGCGTAAACGCATCGCAGAGCTTCAGGCCAATCtagagcagcagcagagagagctggagaaagagaaggacaggAGCAGGGAGCAGAGTTCTCCCTGTATGCACTGT TCTCACCTGTCTCTGTGCAGCGAAGACCAGTGCTACGGGCCCTGCTGCTCCCTAGACCTCAGCCCTCTGCCCAACGGCACTCACCAGCTGCTCTGCAAG TCTCCCTCTACAGACCAAACCCATGACCACTCCGAAG GTTCCCGCTCAAACTCAGAGGAGAATCTCTTGACAGCA acagtggacagtgaaAGGGATGTTAACAGGCTCTCCatcttccccttccctccctgCATGAACTCCATCAACCGCAGGGTCAACATAGA GTTTGACCTGGACTCCTGGGGCAGTGATGAGAATGAGAACCTCACAG GAGTCCAGAGTGAGGTCTCCCTGTCGAACTCCTGTAGCTCCCTGCATTCCCACTTCTTCCCCCCTGACCTCATCAACCTGCCCCCTGTCCCACCTCACAAACCCAACTACAGCAGTCTCGG TTTCGTGCCCCTGTCCCCCGTCCCTAGTCCCCCCACTACGCCCAAAAGAGGAAGAGGCAGCCTGGCAGATGACATCACCATCATTGGGGGCAACCGCACAGGCATCTTTGTTAGCAGCGTCAGAGCTGGTTCTCCTGCTGAGCAGTGTGGTCTGAAGGAGGGCAGTGAGTTACTGGAG ctGGAGAAGGTTCTGTTTGGTGGGGGCAGTGTACTGATGGGCCAGTGCACTGGAGAGGTGGCACACTTCTCTCTGCAGTGGTGGACAGAGCCCTCTTCTCTCAaacaccagaccaacacagagG CCTACTCCAAGTTATGTGCCCAGCTCCCTTCTCCTACCTTCCACGGTGCTGACTCCTTCTACGTCCGCGTCAACCTGGACCTGGACCCTCATAGCGACCTGCCCTGTCTGGGGGTGCGCTGTGATGACATAATACACGTCACTGACACCCGTTACAATGGGAAGTACCAGTGGCGCTGCACCCTGGTGAACCCTGGCACAGCCAAGCCCTTGCAGGCGGGGGTCATGCCCAATTACAACAG AGCCCAGCAGCTGTTATTGGTGAGGTTACGTACCATAGCCCTGGAGCAGAAGGATTTCAAGAAGAAA GTATCCAAGAAGGGCTCTGAGCGTGTGCGATTGGTCAAGGCTGTGTCCCCCAGCTGTCGTGGGATTGGTTCCACCCCACAGGTCCTTTACACACTCAGCAACC GTCACGAGGAGCACCTGATTCCTTACAGTATGGTCCAGCCAATACAGGTCAAGACCAAACGGCCTGtcatcttctccccctccctactcTCTCGTGGCCTCATAGAGAGACTGCTTCAGCCAGCAAAGTCTGGACTGGACTTCAACACCTgccaaccag AGCCAATCCAGGCCACAGAGAGAAATGATAAGAGTGTTTTCCTGCTAGATGCTTCCACCCCAGAGCAGGCTCTTGGAATCAGTCTGCAGTCTATTCAGGATGTAATAAGCCAG GACAAGCACtgtctgttggagctgggcctgagTAGTGTGGAGGGCCTTCTGAGGCAGGGGATCTACCCTATCGTCATTAATATCCGACCCAAGAACAAAAAACACAAGAAGCTAAA GAAGTTGCTGACCGGGCGAGGGGAGGATGGCGTGATGCAGGAGGTGTGTCAGGCGGACGAGCAGCAGCTGGAGACCCTGCCCCTGCTCTACCACACTTTGGAATCCAGCACCTGGAGCTGCACCGAGGATCTGCTTCTCGCCATACGCAATGTCATCCACAGCCAGCAGAAGGCACTGCTGTGGGTTGAGTTGGAAAGGCTCCAATAG
- the LOC115110882 gene encoding caspase recruitment domain-containing protein 10-like isoform X2, which produces MSGITVLVKDYDTGQEEGRPVSPFSEECCEELWDRVEGVRHKLTRILNPAKLTPYLRQCKVIDEQDEDEVLNSTQYPLRISKAGRLIDILHGRGQRGLQAFMESLEFYHPEQYTQLTGQQPTQRCSIILDEEGPEGLTQFLLLEVRKLREQLRGSQVCERRLSQRCRVAEEERSRAERKTLDLRHDRLQMERLRQDWEAGSRELGRLKDRHLEQAVKYSRALEDQAKASARERELLEQMEQLKTRLMAEKETDSSPVSIAPVRRNRSVAHRTNDAPAVPEKREKPLQHIDIQKSGHIETQALLDILKQDRREAAEQRHELCGNIARLQGELESSEDFRDKLESQCEQLQLKVRTLQLDWETEQKRSISYFNQIMELEKERDQALRSRDSLQLEYTDCLLDKNRLRKRIAELQANLEQQQRELEKEKDRSREQSSPCMHCSHLSLCSEDQCYGPCCSLDLSPLPNGTHQLLCKSPSTDQTHDHSEGSRSNSEENLLTATVDSERDVNRLSIFPFPPCMNSINRRVNIEFDLDSWGSDENENLTGVQSEVSLSNSCSSLHSHFFPPDLINLPPVPPHKPNYSSLGFVPLSPVPSPPTTPKRGRGSLADDITIIGGNRTGIFVSSVRAGSPAEQCGLKEGSELLELEKVLFGGGSVLMGQCTGEVAHFSLQWWTEPSSLKHQTNTEAYSKLCAQLPSPTFHGADSFYVRVNLDLDPHSDLPCLGVRCDDIIHVTDTRYNGKYQWRCTLVNPGTAKPLQAGVMPNYNRAQQLLLVRLRTIALEQKDFKKKVSKKGSERVRLVKAVSPSCRGIGSTPQVLYTLSNRHEEHLIPYSMVQPIQVKTKRPVIFSPSLLSRGLIERLLQPAKSGLDFNTCQPVMYFRANPGHREK; this is translated from the exons GACGTTTGATTGACATCCTGCATGGGCGGGGCCAGCGTGGCCTCCAGGCCTTCATGGAGTCTTTGGAGTTCTACCACCCCGAGCAATACACTCAGCTCACTGGACAACAGCCCACCCAGCGCTGCTCCATCATCTTGG ATGAGGAGGGTCCAGAGGGCCTGACTCAGTTCCTGCTGCTTGAGGTGCGTAAGCTGAGGGAGCAGCTGCGGGGGAGCCAAGTGTGTGAGCGCCGCCTGTCCCAGCGTTGCCGTGTGGCCGAGGAGGAGCGCAGCAGGGCTGAACGCAAGACACTGGACCTACGACATGACCGGCTGCAGATGGAGAG GCTGCGTCaggactgggaggcaggcagcaGGGAGCTGGGCCGGCTGAAGGACAGACACCTGGAACAGGCTGTGAAATACTCTCGTGCCCTGGAGGATCAGGCCAAGGCCTCCGCACGTGAGAGAGAGCTACTGGAAcag ATGGAGCAGCTGAAGACCAGACTGATGGCAGAGAAAGAGACTGACAGTAGTCCTGTCTCTATTGCTCCAGTCAGAAGGAACAGGAGTGTCGCCCATCGGACGAACGACGCCCCCGCTGTTCCCGAGAAGAGGGAGAAGCCACTGCAGCACATTGACATTCAGAAGTCAGGTCACATTGAAACACAG GCTCTGTTGGACATCCTGAAGCAGGACCGCAGGGAGGCAGCAGAGCAGAGACACGAGCTGTGTGGCAACATCGCCAGATTACAGGGAGAGCTGGAGAGCTCTGAGGATTTCAGGGACAAG cTGGAGTCTCAGTGTGAGCAGCTGCAACTGAAGGTGAGGACTCTGCAGCTGGACTGGGAGACGGAACAGAAAAGGAGCATTTCCTACTTCAACCAGATTATGgagctggagaaggagagggaccag GCTCTGCGCAGTCGAGACAGCCTGCAGTTGGAGTATACTGACTGCCTATTGGACAAGAACCGCCTGCGTAAACGCATCGCAGAGCTTCAGGCCAATCtagagcagcagcagagagagctggagaaagagaaggacaggAGCAGGGAGCAGAGTTCTCCCTGTATGCACTGT TCTCACCTGTCTCTGTGCAGCGAAGACCAGTGCTACGGGCCCTGCTGCTCCCTAGACCTCAGCCCTCTGCCCAACGGCACTCACCAGCTGCTCTGCAAG TCTCCCTCTACAGACCAAACCCATGACCACTCCGAAG GTTCCCGCTCAAACTCAGAGGAGAATCTCTTGACAGCA acagtggacagtgaaAGGGATGTTAACAGGCTCTCCatcttccccttccctccctgCATGAACTCCATCAACCGCAGGGTCAACATAGA GTTTGACCTGGACTCCTGGGGCAGTGATGAGAATGAGAACCTCACAG GAGTCCAGAGTGAGGTCTCCCTGTCGAACTCCTGTAGCTCCCTGCATTCCCACTTCTTCCCCCCTGACCTCATCAACCTGCCCCCTGTCCCACCTCACAAACCCAACTACAGCAGTCTCGG TTTCGTGCCCCTGTCCCCCGTCCCTAGTCCCCCCACTACGCCCAAAAGAGGAAGAGGCAGCCTGGCAGATGACATCACCATCATTGGGGGCAACCGCACAGGCATCTTTGTTAGCAGCGTCAGAGCTGGTTCTCCTGCTGAGCAGTGTGGTCTGAAGGAGGGCAGTGAGTTACTGGAG ctGGAGAAGGTTCTGTTTGGTGGGGGCAGTGTACTGATGGGCCAGTGCACTGGAGAGGTGGCACACTTCTCTCTGCAGTGGTGGACAGAGCCCTCTTCTCTCAaacaccagaccaacacagagG CCTACTCCAAGTTATGTGCCCAGCTCCCTTCTCCTACCTTCCACGGTGCTGACTCCTTCTACGTCCGCGTCAACCTGGACCTGGACCCTCATAGCGACCTGCCCTGTCTGGGGGTGCGCTGTGATGACATAATACACGTCACTGACACCCGTTACAATGGGAAGTACCAGTGGCGCTGCACCCTGGTGAACCCTGGCACAGCCAAGCCCTTGCAGGCGGGGGTCATGCCCAATTACAACAG AGCCCAGCAGCTGTTATTGGTGAGGTTACGTACCATAGCCCTGGAGCAGAAGGATTTCAAGAAGAAA GTATCCAAGAAGGGCTCTGAGCGTGTGCGATTGGTCAAGGCTGTGTCCCCCAGCTGTCGTGGGATTGGTTCCACCCCACAGGTCCTTTACACACTCAGCAACC GTCACGAGGAGCACCTGATTCCTTACAGTATGGTCCAGCCAATACAGGTCAAGACCAAACGGCCTGtcatcttctccccctccctactcTCTCGTGGCCTCATAGAGAGACTGCTTCAGCCAGCAAAGTCTGGACTGGACTTCAACACCTgccaaccag TGATGTATTTCAGAGCCAATCCAGGCCACAGAGAGAAATGA